One segment of Streptomyces sp. YIM 121038 DNA contains the following:
- a CDS encoding MFS transporter, producing the protein MPDRSVPRPGPVAAVTLVAAFMAFLDATIVNIAIPDMHHSFPADSLGDLSWVLNAYNIVFAAFLMPFGRLADRWGRRRAFLAGLAVFTLASGVCALAGSVGVLVAARVVQAVGGAMLVPTSLALLLEVYPAARRAAAVAAYGATSAAAAGIGPSVGGVLISAQGWELVFVVNLPLGALAGVLGWRVLHESREPRGLPMPDLIGAALLGAGVGALAAAAVKGDDWGWASAATIGSLALAAAALAGMALRSARHPAPAFDPAFLRLRTFAVANAVSLVFAVAFFATLLCNVLYLTSIWHYSTLRTGLAVTPAPIAAALIALPAERLARRTGARAVALLGLVVFAVGALLYGTWIGPDPDFLGQWLPVSALTGLGAGIALPTLSAASLAQVPVARYAVGSAGNATARQVGAVFGVALLVAVVGTPAPQELREALRHGWLWASAVTLPAVVAVLFLGADTGRARGAGSGRVRGADAGRVRGVDGGYDKDSTGGGDDPGDKAGRGDGAEAGTGDSGEVTRPGTRATPRPEGT; encoded by the coding sequence GTGCCTGATCGATCTGTGCCGCGGCCGGGCCCGGTGGCCGCCGTCACCCTCGTCGCCGCGTTCATGGCGTTCCTGGACGCGACGATCGTGAACATCGCGATCCCCGACATGCACCACTCGTTCCCCGCGGACTCCCTGGGCGACCTGTCGTGGGTGCTGAACGCGTACAACATCGTCTTCGCCGCCTTCCTGATGCCCTTCGGCCGCCTCGCCGACCGCTGGGGGCGCAGGCGGGCCTTCCTGGCGGGGCTCGCGGTGTTCACCCTCGCCTCGGGGGTGTGCGCGCTGGCGGGGAGCGTCGGCGTGCTCGTGGCCGCCCGCGTCGTGCAGGCCGTGGGCGGGGCGATGCTGGTGCCGACGTCGCTCGCGCTGCTCCTCGAGGTGTACCCGGCCGCGCGCCGGGCCGCGGCGGTCGCCGCGTACGGCGCGACCTCGGCGGCCGCCGCCGGCATCGGGCCCTCGGTCGGCGGGGTGCTGATCAGCGCCCAGGGCTGGGAGCTGGTGTTCGTGGTCAACCTCCCGCTGGGGGCGCTGGCGGGAGTCCTGGGGTGGCGGGTGCTGCACGAGAGCCGCGAGCCGCGGGGCCTGCCGATGCCGGACCTGATCGGCGCCGCCCTGCTCGGCGCGGGCGTCGGGGCGCTGGCCGCGGCGGCGGTCAAGGGCGACGACTGGGGCTGGGCCTCGGCCGCCACGATCGGCTCCCTGGCACTCGCGGCGGCGGCCCTCGCCGGGATGGCGCTGCGCTCGGCGCGACACCCGGCACCCGCCTTCGACCCGGCCTTCCTGCGACTGCGTACCTTCGCCGTCGCCAACGCCGTGTCCCTGGTCTTCGCGGTGGCCTTCTTCGCCACCCTGCTGTGCAACGTGCTGTATCTGACCTCGATCTGGCACTACTCCACGCTGCGCACGGGCTTGGCCGTCACGCCCGCCCCGATCGCCGCGGCCCTGATCGCGCTGCCGGCCGAGCGCCTCGCCCGCAGGACCGGGGCGCGCGCCGTCGCCCTGCTGGGCCTGGTGGTCTTCGCGGTCGGCGCGCTGCTCTACGGGACCTGGATCGGGCCCGACCCGGACTTCCTGGGCCAGTGGTTGCCGGTCAGCGCGCTGACCGGCCTTGGCGCCGGTATCGCCCTGCCGACGCTGAGCGCCGCGTCGCTCGCCCAGGTGCCGGTGGCGCGGTACGCGGTGGGTTCGGCGGGCAACGCGACGGCACGTCAGGTGGGCGCGGTCTTCGGGGTGGCGCTGTTGGTGGCCGTGGTCGGCACCCCCGCCCCGCAGGAGCTGCGCGAGGCGCTGCGGCACGGCTGGCTGTGGGCGTCGGCGGTCACCCTCCCCGCCGTGGTGGCGGTCCTGTTCCTGGGCGCGGACACGGGGCGTGCGCGAGGTGCTGGTTCCGGCCGTGTACGAGGCGCGGACGCCGGGCGCGTACGCGGCGTGGACGGCGGCTACGACAAGGACAGTACGGGCGGCGGGGACGACCCCGGCGACAAGGCGGGAAGGGGCGACGGTGCCGAGGCCGGTACGGGCGACAGCGGTGAGGTCACTCGCCCCGGAACTCGGGCCACTCCCCGGCCAGAAGGGACGTGA
- a CDS encoding enoyl-CoA hydratase/isomerase family protein, giving the protein MSHVPVSTQGRTAVVTLDRPDAGNAMDTPLLVQLTEALRSLTADPELRGVLVTGAGRAFCLGGDLRAYHQAMSDPQFDAVAYGDRLTGLLSEVVLTIRSLGCPVLAAVNGQAAGAGFSLALACDLRIASRRASFHFAYGAIGASTDAGMAWFLPRVVGHARALELLLEQPVLRPPQALKEGLVGAVVDPADLVDAGLRRLEELAQAAPHALRSAKRLLDRSLSTGLADHLELERADFAAGVASRDMRRGVTSLLAGEWPEFRGE; this is encoded by the coding sequence GTGTCCCACGTCCCCGTCTCCACCCAGGGGCGCACGGCCGTGGTGACCCTCGACCGTCCCGACGCGGGCAACGCGATGGACACACCCTTGCTGGTCCAGCTCACCGAGGCGCTGCGGTCCCTGACGGCCGATCCGGAGCTGCGAGGGGTCCTGGTCACGGGCGCGGGGCGGGCCTTCTGTCTCGGCGGCGATCTGCGCGCGTACCACCAGGCCATGTCGGACCCGCAGTTCGACGCCGTGGCCTACGGCGACCGGCTGACGGGGCTGTTGTCCGAAGTCGTACTGACCATACGCTCCCTGGGGTGCCCGGTCCTGGCCGCGGTCAACGGACAGGCGGCGGGCGCCGGGTTCTCCCTCGCGCTGGCCTGCGACCTGCGCATCGCTTCACGCCGGGCGTCCTTCCACTTCGCGTACGGAGCCATCGGGGCCTCGACGGACGCCGGCATGGCCTGGTTCCTGCCCCGCGTGGTCGGCCACGCCCGCGCGCTGGAACTGCTCCTGGAACAGCCCGTTCTGCGCCCCCCGCAGGCGCTGAAGGAGGGCCTGGTCGGTGCGGTCGTCGACCCCGCGGACCTGGTGGACGCGGGGCTACGCCGACTTGAGGAGCTGGCGCAGGCCGCCCCGCACGCCCTCCGCAGCGCCAAGCGGCTGCTCGACCGGAGCCTGTCGACCGGCCTCGCGGACCACCTCGAGCTGGAGCGCGCGGACTTCGCGGCCGGGGTGGCCTCGCGTGACATGCGGCGCGGGGTCACGTCCCTTCTGGCCGGGGAGTGGCCCGAGTTCCGGGGCGAGTGA
- a CDS encoding SDR family oxidoreductase: MPNVAPLRPPDESCSLVTGASRGIGAAIALSLAATGRPVVVGYRADEAAAQRTVEAVERAGGKALAVQADVTVSTDVERIFDSAESAFGPVTVLINNAGVRSDQIFSAMEPDDWNVVLDTNLNSVYRTVRRALPAMGKARFGRIVNIGSVLGGRSLPGVANYATAKAGLEALTRSVAVEVARRGITVNAVAPGLVETELVRDVAFLRRSARAAIPARRAATPAEIAACVSFLASPEAGYVTGTTLTVDGGLSAAAFLPGAVHD, translated from the coding sequence ATGCCGAACGTCGCTCCATTGCGTCCACCTGACGAAAGTTGTTCTCTGGTGACGGGCGCGTCGCGCGGGATCGGCGCGGCCATCGCGCTCTCGCTCGCCGCCACCGGAAGGCCCGTTGTTGTCGGTTACCGCGCGGACGAGGCCGCCGCGCAGCGCACGGTCGAGGCGGTCGAACGCGCCGGTGGCAAGGCACTCGCCGTCCAGGCCGACGTCACCGTTTCCACCGACGTGGAAAGAATTTTCGATTCCGCTGAATCCGCCTTCGGGCCTGTCACGGTATTGATAAACAATGCCGGGGTCCGGTCCGATCAGATCTTCTCCGCCATGGAACCGGACGACTGGAATGTGGTGCTGGACACCAACCTGAATTCCGTCTACCGGACCGTGCGCAGAGCTCTTCCCGCTATGGGGAAGGCGCGTTTCGGTCGTATCGTGAACATCGGTTCCGTGCTCGGCGGTCGATCATTGCCGGGCGTGGCCAATTACGCGACGGCCAAAGCGGGCCTGGAGGCCCTGACCAGATCGGTGGCCGTCGAGGTCGCCCGGCGCGGCATCACCGTCAACGCGGTGGCGCCCGGCCTCGTCGAGACCGAACTCGTGCGTGACGTCGCGTTCCTGAGACGTTCGGCCCGCGCGGCGATCCCGGCACGACGGGCCGCCACGCCCGCCGAGATCGCCGCCTGTGTGAGCTTCCTGGCCTCGCCCGAGGCCGGCTACGTCACGGGAACCACCCTCACCGTCGACGGAGGGCTCTCCGCCGCGGCGTTCCTGCCCGGCGCGGTCCACGACTGA
- a CDS encoding phosphopantetheine-binding protein produces the protein MTTTAPTREALTEFVVEALEDFGAESDAITMDVTFEDLEIDSLDLVELGQAVKKRFGVQVRPKDMDGVKTVGEALDVMFAAAGL, from the coding sequence ATGACCACCACCGCTCCCACCCGTGAGGCCTTGACGGAGTTCGTCGTCGAAGCGCTTGAGGACTTCGGTGCCGAGTCCGACGCCATCACCATGGACGTCACCTTCGAGGACCTCGAGATCGACTCGCTGGACCTGGTGGAGCTCGGCCAGGCCGTCAAGAAGCGGTTCGGCGTCCAGGTGCGCCCCAAGGACATGGACGGCGTCAAGACGGTGGGCGAGGCACTCGACGTCATGTTCGCGGCCGCGGGGCTGTGA
- a CDS encoding beta-ketoacyl-[acyl-carrier-protein] synthase family protein: protein MTPRRAVVTGVGAVTPLGTGAAVLHERAVAGETGLTGGEGRCTDFAPTPVLTRREARRTDRFSQFALVAAAEAVAAAGWGDVPPHAPERTGCVVGSGVGGLETFQEQLVVLEKEGPEAVSPLMVPMMMANAAAAQIALRFGLRGESHCVISACSAGAQAIGAGLRMIRSGEADAVVVGGAEAATSEIVRAAFLNAGALSPSGTSVPFDKDRDGFLLGEGAGILVLEEADAARRRGAPILAELAGYGATSDAHHLTAPHPEGTSAARAVTLALTDAGVAPQDVHYINAHGTGTALNDSAEVTALRRSLGPALESIPLSSTKSAIGHLLGAAGAVEAVATVMALRHREAPPTAGLRVPDPHLGPLTHLIRSRPLSPGPDGRLTALSTAFGFGGHNAVLVLRTPARETGP from the coding sequence ATGACCCCTCGAAGGGCCGTCGTCACCGGTGTCGGGGCGGTGACCCCGCTCGGCACCGGTGCCGCCGTGCTGCACGAGCGGGCCGTCGCGGGCGAGACCGGACTCACCGGCGGCGAGGGCCGCTGCACCGACTTCGCCCCCACCCCCGTGCTGACCCGCAGGGAAGCCCGCAGGACCGACCGCTTCTCGCAATTCGCCCTGGTGGCCGCCGCCGAAGCCGTCGCCGCGGCAGGCTGGGGTGACGTACCGCCCCACGCGCCCGAACGGACGGGCTGCGTCGTCGGGTCGGGGGTGGGCGGCCTGGAGACCTTCCAGGAACAGCTCGTCGTCCTGGAGAAGGAGGGACCGGAGGCGGTCTCCCCTCTCATGGTGCCGATGATGATGGCCAACGCCGCCGCGGCCCAGATAGCCCTGCGCTTCGGACTGCGCGGCGAGAGCCACTGCGTGATCTCGGCCTGCTCGGCCGGTGCGCAGGCCATCGGCGCGGGCCTGCGCATGATCCGCTCCGGCGAGGCGGACGCGGTCGTGGTCGGCGGCGCGGAGGCGGCTACCTCGGAGATCGTCCGGGCCGCCTTCCTCAACGCCGGGGCCCTCTCGCCGAGCGGGACGTCGGTGCCCTTCGACAAAGACCGCGACGGATTCCTGCTGGGGGAGGGGGCCGGAATCCTCGTCCTCGAAGAGGCCGACGCGGCGCGGCGCAGGGGAGCACCCATCCTCGCCGAACTGGCCGGTTACGGCGCCACCAGCGACGCCCACCACCTGACCGCGCCGCACCCCGAGGGCACCTCGGCGGCCCGCGCCGTCACCCTGGCCCTGACCGACGCGGGCGTCGCCCCGCAGGACGTCCACTACATCAACGCCCACGGCACCGGCACCGCCCTCAACGACAGCGCCGAGGTCACCGCCCTGCGCCGCAGCCTCGGCCCGGCCCTGGAGAGCATCCCGCTGTCCTCCACCAAGTCGGCCATCGGACACCTCCTGGGGGCGGCCGGAGCGGTGGAGGCCGTCGCCACCGTCATGGCCCTGCGCCACCGCGAGGCACCGCCCACCGCGGGCCTGCGCGTCCCCGATCCGCACCTGGGGCCGCTGACCCACCTGATCCGGTCCCGTCCGCTGAGCCCCGGCCCCGACGGGCGCCTGACCGCGCTGTCCACCGCCTTCGGGTTCGGCGGCCACAACGCGGTGCTCGTGCTGCGCACCCCCGCACGGGAGACCGGCCCATGA
- a CDS encoding SDR family oxidoreductase — protein MIDLSGRRYLVTGVLTSDSIAWHLARALQSAGADVLLTGYGRSLRITELAASQLPKPAEVLALDVQRPQDFPALAGAVAERWPALDGVVHAVAGAPPAAIGGGFLTASATDAEDALRTSALSLHALTTALAPLLERGATPGSVVGIDFDGTRAWPGYDWMGVAKAALESVCRYLALYLGPTGIRVNLVATGPVETVSGRGVSTFDALDRRWREEAPLGWDSTTAAAEVVTGPALFLLSDLARGVTGEVLHADGGMRCVGMGAAPADRAPGPQGPPSAGAPAPRAATESGTPSTPAPEREAP, from the coding sequence ATGATCGACCTGTCCGGCCGGCGCTACCTGGTCACCGGCGTCCTCACCAGCGACTCCATCGCCTGGCACCTCGCCCGCGCCCTCCAGTCGGCCGGCGCCGACGTCCTGCTGACCGGCTACGGGCGCAGCCTGCGCATCACCGAACTGGCCGCGTCCCAACTGCCCAAGCCCGCCGAGGTCCTGGCCCTCGACGTCCAGCGCCCACAGGACTTCCCCGCCCTGGCCGGGGCCGTCGCGGAGCGATGGCCCGCGCTCGACGGCGTGGTCCACGCCGTCGCGGGCGCCCCGCCCGCGGCGATCGGCGGCGGCTTCCTCACCGCCTCCGCCACCGACGCCGAAGACGCCCTGCGCACCAGCGCCCTGTCCCTGCACGCCCTGACCACGGCACTCGCCCCGCTCCTGGAGCGCGGCGCGACGCCGGGCAGCGTCGTGGGCATCGACTTCGACGGCACCCGGGCCTGGCCCGGCTACGACTGGATGGGAGTCGCCAAGGCGGCCCTGGAATCCGTCTGCCGCTATCTCGCCCTCTATCTCGGCCCCACCGGAATCCGCGTCAACCTGGTGGCCACCGGCCCCGTCGAGACCGTCTCCGGGCGGGGCGTCAGCACCTTCGACGCCCTGGACCGCCGCTGGCGCGAGGAGGCCCCGCTGGGCTGGGACAGCACCACGGCGGCCGCCGAAGTGGTCACAGGACCGGCTCTGTTCCTCCTGTCCGACCTGGCCCGGGGCGTCACCGGCGAGGTGCTCCACGCGGACGGCGGCATGCGCTGCGTCGGCATGGGAGCGGCACCGGCCGACAGGGCTCCCGGCCCCCAGGGGCCCCCGTCGGCCGGGGCTCCCGCTCCGCGGGCGGCCACGGAATCCGGGACGCCCAGTACCCCGGCACCGGAACGGGAGGCACCGTGA
- a CDS encoding ScbA/BarX family gamma-butyrolactone biosynthesis protein — translation MTTTAPRDATTPLTTDRGVRRQLVHKRAVEHVLTTAVARHGDRLLGSAQLPRCHRYFNDTSTPYYDLLLVAEAARQTVEAMTHELLDVPLDARFVLGGLAVEITRLPALRVGPAPTDLAVELHIDRSRRSRSGTLRALEGVAQCHVEGEPAARFSGALRFVPADTYTDLRADPAPEPADTRADSPAAPAPGPADPLPPRGTPALVGRTDPRNVLIGRPDVRGRETLARVVPDPADPVFFDHPLDHLPGMLLVEAARQCALVTRARDSGVPVTALVATACRAAFREFAEHDAPLWCRARPEGPTGVRVSVEQRGRAIGTVDVEFTTSPDTAPTGEGLPSGHGGEPATDPGAGP, via the coding sequence GTGACCACCACCGCGCCCCGGGACGCCACGACGCCGCTGACCACCGACCGAGGCGTACGCCGGCAACTGGTGCACAAGCGCGCCGTCGAACACGTCCTCACCACCGCCGTGGCCCGCCACGGCGACAGGCTCCTCGGCAGCGCCCAACTGCCGCGCTGCCACCGGTACTTCAACGACACCAGCACCCCGTACTACGACCTGCTGCTGGTGGCCGAGGCGGCCCGGCAGACCGTCGAGGCCATGACCCACGAGCTCCTGGACGTACCGCTGGACGCCCGGTTCGTCCTGGGCGGACTGGCCGTGGAGATCACCCGGCTGCCCGCCCTGCGCGTCGGGCCCGCCCCCACCGACCTCGCCGTGGAACTCCACATCGACCGCAGCAGGCGCAGCCGCAGCGGAACCCTGCGCGCGCTGGAGGGAGTGGCACAGTGCCACGTGGAAGGGGAGCCGGCGGCACGCTTCTCCGGCGCCCTGCGGTTCGTACCCGCAGACACCTACACCGACCTGCGCGCCGACCCGGCCCCGGAGCCCGCGGACACCCGCGCCGACTCGCCCGCCGCCCCCGCCCCGGGGCCCGCCGACCCGCTTCCGCCCCGCGGCACACCGGCCCTCGTGGGCCGGACCGACCCCCGCAACGTCCTGATCGGCCGACCGGACGTCCGGGGCCGCGAGACGCTCGCGCGCGTCGTCCCCGACCCGGCGGACCCCGTCTTCTTCGACCACCCGCTGGACCACCTCCCGGGCATGCTCCTGGTCGAGGCGGCCCGCCAGTGCGCACTGGTCACCCGGGCGCGGGACAGCGGCGTGCCCGTCACCGCCCTCGTGGCCACCGCCTGCCGCGCCGCCTTCCGGGAGTTCGCCGAACACGACGCGCCCCTGTGGTGCCGGGCGCGACCCGAAGGCCCCACAGGCGTACGGGTGTCGGTCGAGCAGCGTGGCCGCGCCATCGGGACGGTGGACGTCGAGTTCACCACGAGCCCCGACACCGCCCCCACGGGCGAAGGCCTGCCGAGCGGGCACGGTGGGGAACCTGCCACGGACCCAGGAGCGGGGCCATGA